CTATAACAGTGAGTTTCTTCCATATTTTGTTGAAATCCCTTTAAACATAAATCCTGCAAATATAAAAGAGccagaaaaaataatttaaataaacgCTCAAAGTTCTTTAAAGTGGAGTACCTAAGTAAAGAAGGTCAAAGTAAGCAGTTAGAATTTCCCTAGAGCAAGAGTTTTCTAATACATATATGGTCATAAACTGTTGTGGTATACAAATCAATGCACAACAGTAGATTACAAACCTGAATATTCTTCATTTCTCTCTGATTTTTGCTCACCCATCCAACTGAACGTGTCAGTGTTGCGAAGGCCATGGGAAGCCATCATGCCAGACTGATCAGCCACCGATCCTTTTCTTGACAAATCATGTGTCATGTTAGACCACTGAGTACCATCCCCAGCATTAGCAAGTGTTGAATCAGGGGAGAAATCTGAAGTAGCACGCTCAGGAGGTCTACCAACAGGCCGTTTATTTTTGTTTGGTGGTCTCCCTTTCCTTACAACCATCTTTAGTTCTGGTTCACTGTCATCACTCTCCTGTCGCAAGTTCTCAAAGTTCTTTTTGGCAAGCTCATGGATGGATCGAGCCTGAACATATTAACCACTTTTCAAACTGAAGATACTTGCAATATGTATT
The DNA window shown above is from Phoenix dactylifera cultivar Barhee BC4 unplaced genomic scaffold, palm_55x_up_171113_PBpolish2nd_filt_p 000563F, whole genome shotgun sequence and carries:
- the LOC120106548 gene encoding uncharacterized protein LOC120106548, yielding MKFKYNYMSLQKDVFLISSNAMRYNAPDTIYYRQARSIHELAKKNFENLRQESDDSEPELKMVVRKGRPPNKNKRPVGRPPERATSDFSPDSTLANAGDGTQWSNMTHDLSRKGSVADQSGMMASHGLRNTDTFSWMGEQKSERNEEYSGFMFKGISTKYGRNSLL